In Flavobacterium sp. CS20, a single window of DNA contains:
- a CDS encoding reverse transcriptase domain-containing protein translates to MVIREELEQIVDKQFSKDSFGYRPNKSAHQAIKQCRENCMKMDWVIDLDIKSFFDEIDHDLMLKALGHFTKEKHIHLYVARWLKAPIQKKDGSIHSRDKGTPQGGVISPLLANIFLHVVFDKWIENNHPEVKFERYADDIIIHCDNFKQALRTLEAVKARFKQCKLQIKDGKSNIVYCKRNQKKHPPFKVHYVTFDFLGFTFKPRMVKGYFGNFHLGFTPSISRKRQKRINQTLFKMKLHRMVHLRLPDLAGIIAEKVRGWINYYGKVRMSELHYVFRFLNMRLAKWVRNKYRRFRRKHWFFAYKWLQETAKHYPNLFVHWQYGFTP, encoded by the coding sequence ATGGTAATAAGAGAAGAATTAGAACAGATTGTAGATAAACAGTTTAGTAAAGATTCTTTTGGCTATCGACCAAACAAATCAGCGCATCAAGCCATAAAGCAATGCAGGGAAAACTGCATGAAAATGGATTGGGTGATAGATTTGGATATCAAGAGTTTTTTTGATGAGATAGACCATGACTTAATGCTTAAAGCATTAGGACATTTTACCAAAGAAAAGCATATTCACTTGTATGTAGCACGTTGGTTAAAGGCTCCAATTCAAAAGAAAGACGGTAGTATTCATTCACGAGACAAAGGCACACCACAAGGAGGTGTTATTAGCCCATTACTGGCAAACATTTTCTTGCATGTTGTTTTTGATAAGTGGATTGAGAACAACCACCCGGAAGTAAAGTTTGAGCGCTATGCTGATGATATTATCATCCATTGCGATAATTTTAAACAAGCCTTGCGGACGTTGGAAGCGGTAAAAGCCCGATTTAAACAGTGCAAATTGCAGATAAAAGACGGCAAGAGCAATATCGTTTATTGCAAACGCAACCAAAAGAAGCATCCACCATTTAAGGTTCATTATGTAACATTCGATTTTCTTGGATTTACATTTAAGCCAAGAATGGTAAAGGGCTATTTTGGGAACTTTCATTTGGGATTTACACCGTCAATCAGTCGTAAACGACAGAAACGCATCAATCAAACTTTGTTTAAGATGAAACTTCATCGTATGGTTCATTTACGCCTGCCAGATTTGGCAGGCATAATAGCAGAAAAAGTACGAGGTTGGATTAATTATTACGGCAAAGTAAGAATGAGTGAATTACACTATGTATTTCGTTTCTTGAATATGCGTCTGGCAAAATGGGTACGCAACAAATATCGGAGATTTAGGCGTAAACACTGGTTTTTTGCCTACAAATGGTTACAGGAAACTGCAAAGCATTATCCTAATCTGTTTGTGCATTGGCAATACGGTTTTACGCCATAG
- a CDS encoding AraC family transcriptional regulator produces MNKLFHIFRVDEEEAKKISGQPDEPHNHEFEELLIGIEGELEHFIDFNTTKIQSPFVSFVTKGKAHRVVPKLHNGKCDIWAIRFKSEFIPETTFQLYSFYHTQANLELEKGHCFQRLVTLCEMIYAETQQDTTDLSIIRQLLGVLFTMIEAERKKLEPQDEPIQKTQHISFGNFLTILEENYRRPFGVEFYAEKLFMSSRNLNIICQNILAQSVSEIIETRKLIEAKNLLISTEKTISEIAYELGYNENSYFSNVFKKKAGQSPGKFREEMKNRLIS; encoded by the coding sequence ATGAACAAACTATTCCACATATTCAGAGTTGACGAAGAAGAAGCAAAAAAGATTTCTGGACAACCTGACGAACCCCACAATCACGAGTTTGAAGAGTTATTAATTGGCATTGAAGGTGAATTGGAGCATTTCATTGATTTTAACACTACCAAAATCCAATCTCCTTTTGTGAGTTTCGTAACCAAAGGAAAAGCACACAGAGTAGTTCCAAAGCTACATAATGGCAAATGCGATATTTGGGCAATTCGTTTTAAAAGCGAATTTATTCCAGAAACCACATTTCAACTCTATTCGTTTTATCACACTCAAGCAAATTTAGAACTTGAAAAAGGACATTGTTTTCAGAGACTGGTTACCCTTTGTGAGATGATTTATGCCGAAACACAACAAGACACAACAGACCTTTCCATAATAAGGCAACTATTGGGTGTCCTGTTCACGATGATAGAAGCCGAACGAAAAAAGTTAGAACCACAAGACGAGCCTATTCAAAAAACGCAACATATATCCTTCGGAAACTTCCTGACGATTCTTGAAGAAAATTACCGAAGACCATTTGGTGTGGAATTCTATGCGGAAAAACTTTTTATGTCGTCAAGGAATTTGAACATCATCTGCCAAAATATTTTAGCACAGAGTGTTTCAGAAATAATCGAAACCCGAAAATTAATTGAAGCTAAAAACCTATTGATCTCTACAGAAAAAACCATATCTGAAATAGCTTATGAATTGGGCTACAATGAGAATTCTTATTTTTCTAACGTCTTTAAAAAAAAGGCAGGTCAATCGCCAGGTAAGTTCCGTGAAGAGATGAAAAATAGGTTAATTTCCTAA
- a CDS encoding helix-turn-helix domain-containing protein yields MDALELLDLIQMGESSKVQFKIRVNNANSIGAEMVAFSNTKGGMIIVGVDDKTK; encoded by the coding sequence ATGGACGCATTAGAATTATTGGATTTAATCCAAATGGGTGAATCGAGCAAGGTTCAATTTAAAATTCGGGTAAACAATGCCAACTCAATTGGTGCGGAAATGGTAGCCTTTTCAAACACAAAAGGTGGAATGATTATCGTTGGAGTTGATGATAAAACAAAGTAA
- a CDS encoding DUF3825 domain-containing protein: MKLSDFALITHYEDRLGTLAEKASNEPWEFSEEHKYYDDRPYAILRRYVEYTFTKLWDENKIKYTNNKKYASFNTGLVSDHLEDIYAFFEKHNTQNRYVLKGFFWESEDAISTNFDHDLPHTANYFEVPGDLLYDPNRKLMPRYDHIIRDNKERWIRNLGQMSDKEIRQTLMGAIPEIEKMVRNNYKIAIPQFRFDEFRGNRIQLLLPLQIERNGKIDLLALVVDKVKKVTIDEETQEEQETQEEQDKTYIATTCLELPMAYTNARLIVKPSSDWLKP; this comes from the coding sequence ATGAAATTATCAGACTTCGCTCTCATAACACACTATGAAGACAGACTCGGAACCTTGGCTGAGAAGGCATCAAATGAACCTTGGGAGTTTTCAGAAGAACATAAATACTATGACGACAGACCATATGCAATATTGAGAAGGTATGTTGAATATACCTTTACAAAATTATGGGATGAAAATAAAATCAAGTACACAAACAACAAAAAGTACGCTTCTTTTAATACAGGTTTAGTTTCAGACCATTTGGAAGATATATATGCTTTTTTTGAAAAACACAACACGCAAAATAGATATGTTCTGAAAGGTTTTTTTTGGGAAAGTGAAGATGCTATTTCAACTAACTTTGACCACGACCTACCACATACAGCAAACTATTTTGAAGTTCCAGGCGATTTACTATACGACCCAAATAGAAAACTAATGCCAAGATATGACCATATTATAAGGGACAACAAAGAAAGGTGGATTAGAAACTTGGGGCAAATGTCAGACAAGGAAATCCGTCAAACACTTATGGGTGCTATACCCGAAATCGAAAAAATGGTTAGGAATAATTATAAGATTGCTATACCTCAATTTCGCTTCGATGAATTTAGGGGCAACAGAATTCAGCTTCTTTTACCATTGCAAATTGAAAGAAATGGAAAAATTGACTTACTAGCTTTAGTCGTAGACAAGGTAAAAAAAGTAACAATAGATGAAGAAACCCAAGAAGAACAGGAAACTCAAGAAGAGCAAGACAAAACATACATTGCTACAACTTGTCTAGAATTGCCAATGGCTTACACGAACGCTAGGCTGATTGTTAAACCTTCAAGTGATTGGTTAAAGCCTTAA
- the ygiD gene encoding 4,5-DOPA dioxygenase extradiol, with amino-acid sequence MNRKQFLKSIALLPLIPYSMTLKDLNKMTSTMSNTGKMPVLFLGHGDPMNAIEENEFVSAFRKLGQEIIRPNAILCISAHWETKGTFVTAMQNPPTIHDFGGFPQALFDVQYPAKGSPELAEETKSIITKTEVGLNDKWGLDHGAWSVIKHLYPNADIPVIQMSIDYSKPARYHYELAQELNSLRHKGVLIIGSGNMVHNLRRVSWNKLNEEFAFDWATEANEKMKSHILSGDHQKLIDFKSQGKAFDLAIPTPEHYLPLLYTLALKEENEKVTLFNDKSVGGSLSMTSLKIEPN; translated from the coding sequence ATGAATAGAAAGCAATTTTTAAAATCAATAGCTTTATTGCCCTTAATACCTTACAGTATGACATTAAAAGATTTAAACAAAATGACCTCAACAATGAGTAACACAGGTAAAATGCCTGTGCTTTTCTTAGGTCATGGCGACCCTATGAATGCCATTGAAGAAAACGAATTTGTTTCGGCATTCAGAAAATTAGGTCAAGAAATTATAAGACCAAATGCGATTCTTTGTATTTCAGCACATTGGGAAACTAAAGGAACATTTGTAACAGCAATGCAAAATCCACCAACCATTCACGATTTTGGTGGTTTTCCACAAGCATTGTTTGACGTTCAATACCCAGCAAAAGGAAGCCCAGAATTGGCGGAAGAAACCAAAAGTATTATTACCAAAACAGAAGTTGGATTAAACGATAAATGGGGGCTTGACCATGGAGCTTGGAGCGTAATCAAACATTTATATCCAAATGCCGATATTCCGGTCATACAAATGAGCATTGATTATTCGAAACCGGCAAGGTATCATTACGAATTGGCTCAAGAGCTAAATAGCCTTCGCCATAAAGGCGTTTTAATTATTGGAAGCGGTAATATGGTGCACAACCTGCGTAGGGTGTCCTGGAACAAGCTAAACGAAGAATTTGCTTTCGATTGGGCTACCGAAGCCAACGAAAAAATGAAAAGCCATATTTTAAGTGGAGACCATCAAAAACTTATCGACTTTAAATCGCAAGGAAAAGCATTTGATTTAGCCATCCCAACACCTGAGCATTATTTGCCTTTACTTTATACCTTGGCATTGAAAGAAGAAAATGAAAAGGTAACATTGTTTAACGACAAATCTGTTGGAGGTTCATTGTCAATGACTTCTTTAAAAATAGAACCTAATTGA
- a CDS encoding type IIL restriction-modification enzyme MmeI: MPIFQKSVIQKHLKNLDKEKVEQAFETFRKNYSPSKIEQIKTLKEEEYQDGFLREIFVDVLGYTLRPDENYNLQREFKNQTDGKKADGAILKDENAIAVIELKSTSTKDLTKITQQAFNYKNNQPECKYIITSNFQKLRFYIDYSTEFEEFDLFFLDRERFELLYLILHKESIFSNLPIQLKKETQFHEKEISEELYKDYSHFKDKLFHNLIANHPDNDKLLLFKKSQKLLDRFLFILFAEDSGLLPPNSISRIIKRFDILKEEDAYKPIYEIFKQYFGYMNIGRPGKKESDNIPAYNGGLFYEDLLLNNLNIDDEILINDLKKLSTYDFNTEVDVNILGHIFEHSLNEIEEVTAEIEGTVSDQKRTKRKKDGVFYTPKYITTYIVANTIGKLCIDKRKELDIEEIEYDDSFLKKDKTLTVKGKKLFTTLTDYKNWLTNLKIIDPACGSGAFLNQALNFLIEEHEKIDDIIADLTNSPLRLFDTDKNILENNLFGVDINEESVEIAQLLTQLVVVEPSHS; the protein is encoded by the coding sequence ATGCCGATATTTCAGAAATCAGTCATACAAAAACACCTTAAAAATCTTGATAAAGAAAAGGTAGAACAGGCATTTGAAACATTCCGAAAAAATTATAGTCCTTCCAAAATTGAGCAAATAAAAACGCTCAAAGAAGAAGAGTATCAGGACGGATTTTTACGTGAAATATTTGTTGATGTTCTTGGCTACACGCTTCGACCAGATGAAAATTACAATTTACAAAGAGAGTTCAAAAACCAAACAGACGGAAAAAAAGCTGATGGAGCAATTTTAAAAGATGAAAATGCCATTGCGGTAATTGAATTAAAATCTACTTCTACCAAAGACTTAACAAAAATTACCCAACAAGCTTTTAATTATAAAAACAATCAACCAGAGTGTAAATACATAATAACCTCTAATTTTCAAAAACTTCGGTTTTACATAGACTACTCTACCGAATTTGAGGAATTTGACTTGTTTTTTCTTGACAGAGAACGATTTGAGCTACTTTACTTAATTCTACATAAAGAAAGTATTTTTTCAAATCTTCCAATACAACTTAAAAAAGAAACGCAGTTTCACGAAAAAGAAATTTCGGAAGAACTTTACAAAGACTATTCGCATTTCAAAGATAAATTGTTTCACAATTTAATTGCAAATCATCCAGACAATGATAAGTTGTTGCTTTTCAAAAAATCGCAAAAACTTTTAGACCGTTTTCTATTTATTCTTTTTGCAGAAGATAGCGGATTATTGCCACCAAATTCGATTTCAAGAATCATCAAGCGTTTTGACATCTTAAAAGAAGAGGATGCTTACAAACCGATTTACGAAATTTTCAAGCAGTATTTCGGATATATGAATATTGGGCGACCAGGCAAAAAAGAATCCGACAATATTCCTGCATACAATGGTGGCTTATTTTACGAAGATTTATTGCTCAACAACCTAAACATTGATGATGAAATTTTAATTAACGATTTAAAGAAACTATCAACCTACGATTTCAATACAGAAGTTGATGTAAATATTCTTGGTCATATTTTTGAACATTCACTAAACGAAATCGAAGAAGTTACAGCAGAAATTGAAGGTACAGTTTCCGATCAAAAAAGAACAAAAAGAAAAAAAGATGGTGTTTTTTACACGCCAAAATATATCACTACTTACATTGTTGCCAACACTATTGGTAAACTTTGCATTGACAAAAGAAAAGAACTCGATATTGAAGAAATTGAATATGATGATTCGTTTCTAAAAAAAGATAAGACGTTAACAGTAAAAGGAAAAAAACTTTTCACAACGTTGACCGACTATAAAAATTGGTTGACAAATTTAAAAATTATTGACCCAGCTTGTGGTAGTGGAGCCTTTTTAAATCAAGCGTTAAACTTCCTAATCGAAGAACACGAAAAAATAGACGACATCATTGCTGACCTGACAAATTCACCTTTACGCCTTTTTGATACCGACAAAAACATACTTGAAAATAACCTTTTTGGTGTAGACATCAACGAAGAAAGTGTTGAAATTGCTCAATTATTGACCCAGCTTGTGGTAGTGGAGCCTTCGCACAGCTAA
- a CDS encoding ATP-binding protein, protein MANARSNNIKAPIYIYTETVKVEEQNLIVAHISEGTSKPHMDNNGIIWVKNGSDKRKVVAKEEIARLLQSSGNLFADETTVTGTTVNDIDEEYFQKFILAKTKKTIDELGQSTSTILSNLGMLKDGKISLGGLLLFGKNPQQFRPTFTVQCVSVVGNNISTNEFRDKEEPFTGNLKELYDKTLSFITRNLKKLQKSDGFNSQSELEIPIETIEELLVNALIHRDYFISSSIKVFIFDNRIEIISPGKLPNTLTIDNIKIGTSIPRNPILFTNARYVLPFVGVGSGIPRAFENSPDLELINDTDRELFISVIKRP, encoded by the coding sequence TTGGCAAATGCAAGATCCAACAACATAAAAGCACCTATATACATCTATACCGAAACAGTAAAAGTAGAAGAACAAAATCTAATTGTTGCCCACATTTCAGAAGGAACAAGCAAACCGCATATGGACAATAATGGAATAATTTGGGTAAAAAACGGCTCTGACAAAAGAAAAGTAGTTGCCAAAGAAGAAATTGCCCGATTGCTTCAAAGTAGCGGAAACCTTTTTGCAGATGAAACAACAGTAACAGGAACAACAGTTAATGATATTGACGAAGAATATTTTCAAAAATTCATACTTGCAAAAACCAAGAAAACAATTGATGAATTAGGGCAATCAACCTCTACTATTCTTTCTAATCTTGGAATGTTGAAAGACGGAAAAATTAGTCTTGGAGGTTTGCTTCTATTTGGGAAAAATCCTCAACAATTTAGACCAACGTTCACGGTACAATGTGTTTCCGTGGTTGGAAATAATATCAGTACAAATGAATTTCGGGACAAAGAAGAACCTTTTACAGGAAACCTAAAAGAATTGTATGATAAAACTCTTTCTTTCATCACACGAAACCTAAAAAAACTGCAAAAAAGTGATGGTTTCAATTCTCAATCTGAATTGGAAATTCCTATTGAAACAATTGAAGAATTACTTGTGAACGCATTAATACACAGAGATTATTTTATTTCATCAAGTATTAAAGTATTCATCTTTGATAATCGAATAGAAATAATAAGCCCAGGAAAACTTCCTAATACACTAACTATTGACAACATTAAGATCGGAACTTCCATACCAAGAAATCCGATACTTTTTACTAATGCAAGATATGTTCTTCCTTTTGTGGGAGTTGGTAGTGGCATCCCGAGAGCCTTTGAGAATTCACCTGATTTGGAATTGATAAATGACACAGACAGAGAACTATTTATTTCTGTGATTAAACGACCTTGA
- a CDS encoding YceI family protein — METTKWAIDPTHSEITFKVKHLMISNVKGEFKTFQGTIDGEDFTKATISANIDASSISTNNDDRDTHLKSPDFFEVEKYPEITFVSKSIKKVDDDEYQLVGDLTIKGTTKEITLDTEFGGYMKDPYGNEKAGFSINGKLNRKDFDFNWNAALEAGGVMVGNEIKINAEVQFVKQ; from the coding sequence ATGGAAACAACAAAATGGGCAATAGACCCAACACACAGCGAAATTACATTTAAAGTAAAACACCTGATGATTTCTAACGTAAAAGGAGAATTTAAAACCTTTCAAGGAACCATAGATGGCGAAGATTTTACAAAAGCAACCATTTCGGCAAACATTGATGCAAGTTCTATATCAACGAACAATGATGATCGAGACACGCATCTAAAAAGCCCCGACTTCTTTGAAGTTGAAAAATATCCGGAAATTACATTTGTGAGCAAATCCATTAAAAAAGTAGATGATGATGAATACCAATTAGTAGGTGACCTTACAATTAAAGGTACTACAAAAGAAATCACACTAGATACCGAGTTTGGAGGTTATATGAAAGACCCTTACGGAAACGAGAAAGCAGGTTTTTCCATAAATGGTAAACTGAACCGAAAAGACTTTGACTTTAATTGGAATGCCGCCCTCGAAGCCGGAGGTGTAATGGTTGGAAATGAGATAAAAATTAATGCAGAAGTTCAATTTGTAAAACAATAA
- a CDS encoding siderophore-interacting protein: protein MKVIPGHTCRVIKKTQLTKNMLRIDFEISQSNSAIVFKPGCYVKLHLLVTNRKKPKVRTYTLKNYDEVNKILTIDFALHQPAGIATNWAMCAWAIELNALFLFGAVGLIFTGAGKYSIDYRLGKKTA from the coding sequence ATGAAGGTTATTCCAGGACATACATGTCGTGTAATTAAGAAAACTCAACTAACAAAAAATATGCTTCGCATAGATTTTGAAATTTCGCAATCTAATTCGGCTATTGTATTCAAACCAGGTTGCTATGTAAAGTTACACCTCCTCGTGACTAACCGAAAAAAGCCTAAAGTGCGCACTTATACTTTAAAAAATTACGATGAGGTCAATAAAATTCTCACTATAGATTTTGCATTGCACCAACCCGCCGGCATAGCAACAAACTGGGCAATGTGTGCTTGGGCTATTGAACTGAACGCTTTATTCTTGTTTGGCGCTGTGGGGCTAATTTTTACGGGAGCAGGAAAATATTCAATTGATTATCGGTTGGGTAAAAAAACGGCCTAA
- a CDS encoding YceI family protein, giving the protein MKKVLILLAITFLNVNVFAQANWKVDPYHSSLNFNISHSGISIVNGKFMEYTGNLTTNGEALEGANVDFTVKVTSINTNVEDRDNHLRSADFFEVEKYPEMTFKSTKILATGKPDQYLLYGDLTIKDVTKPVIFDVYYGGTAKSDQGEKLGLKAKTTINRFDYNINYDPTAEVLAKM; this is encoded by the coding sequence ATGAAAAAAGTACTGATTTTATTAGCAATTACATTTTTGAATGTAAACGTATTCGCACAAGCAAACTGGAAGGTAGACCCTTACCATTCGTCCTTAAATTTCAATATTTCACATTCCGGAATTAGTATCGTGAATGGGAAATTTATGGAATATACCGGAAACCTTACTACAAATGGGGAAGCTTTAGAAGGGGCAAATGTTGATTTTACTGTTAAAGTAACAAGTATCAATACCAATGTAGAAGACAGGGACAACCACTTGAGAAGTGCTGATTTTTTTGAAGTTGAAAAATATCCAGAAATGACTTTTAAAAGCACGAAAATCTTAGCTACTGGAAAACCTGATCAGTATTTATTATATGGCGACCTAACCATAAAAGATGTAACCAAACCCGTGATTTTTGATGTGTACTATGGCGGAACTGCCAAAAGTGACCAGGGCGAAAAATTAGGATTGAAAGCCAAAACCACCATTAACAGATTTGACTACAATATTAATTATGATCCTACCGCAGAGGTATTGGCAAAGATGTAA
- a CDS encoding Eco57I restriction-modification methylase domain-containing protein — translation MNNNIKCGNSLLASEFDWHKEFPEIMKNGGFDVVIGNPPYIKEYTNRQAFDGLHDHPCYQGKMDLWYFFGALALDIIKKDYGLIGYIAPNNWITNDGASKFRDYVIEKGKITEFIDFSDFKVFDSAGIQTMIYIMKRTDDNENYGLAFSKVLNSKIKHEDTQRFLEKIVDDKYEYFTSTIEKKELAGKPINFINGDLNLIIDKILSKKNFNLKSEEIASGIDLLQDFVNKKHKETLEDVEIGDGIFNLSQSEYDDLNLSEKEKELVKPFYTTSELLQYYGNPKNKLWIIYTDSSFKEEEKILPYPNIKKHLDRFLDVFTSVNKPYGLHRSRDEKYFKGEKIFSLRKCSVRPRFTYTDFDAYVNRTFMIIKTDRINQKYLTGILNSNLMAFWLKYKGKMQGNNYQIDKTPLENLPLQNPSTEIQEKIADLVTSIISNTQKKSDYQELLEKAKTDNNFDREIQLTKALEEITLELGNAESKINSIMYELYEIEPTEIATIEKNIK, via the coding sequence TTGAACAATAATATTAAATGCGGAAACTCACTTTTAGCATCAGAATTTGATTGGCATAAAGAGTTTCCAGAGATTATGAAAAATGGCGGTTTTGATGTTGTTATTGGAAATCCACCTTATATTAAAGAATACACAAACCGACAAGCTTTTGACGGTTTACACGACCATCCTTGTTATCAAGGTAAAATGGATTTATGGTATTTCTTTGGTGCTTTGGCTTTGGACATTATCAAAAAAGACTACGGTTTAATTGGTTATATAGCACCAAATAATTGGATAACAAATGACGGAGCATCAAAATTCAGAGATTATGTAATTGAAAAAGGTAAAATTACAGAGTTTATAGATTTTAGCGATTTTAAGGTTTTCGATTCTGCAGGTATCCAAACTATGATTTACATTATGAAAAGAACGGACGATAATGAAAATTATGGTCTTGCCTTTTCCAAAGTTCTAAACAGCAAAATAAAACACGAAGATACACAACGTTTTTTGGAGAAAATAGTTGATGACAAATACGAATATTTTACTTCTACCATTGAGAAAAAGGAATTAGCAGGAAAGCCTATCAATTTTATCAATGGAGACCTTAACTTGATAATAGATAAAATATTATCAAAGAAAAACTTCAATTTAAAATCTGAAGAAATTGCTTCGGGAATTGATTTATTACAAGATTTCGTAAACAAAAAGCATAAAGAAACTCTTGAAGATGTTGAAATAGGAGATGGTATTTTCAATTTAAGTCAATCTGAATATGATGATTTAAACTTATCTGAAAAAGAAAAGGAATTGGTAAAACCTTTCTACACGACAAGCGAGCTTCTTCAATATTACGGAAATCCTAAAAATAAACTTTGGATAATCTATACGGATTCAAGTTTTAAAGAAGAGGAGAAAATACTTCCGTACCCAAATATTAAAAAACATTTGGATAGATTTTTAGATGTCTTTACATCTGTCAATAAGCCATATGGATTACACCGTTCAAGAGACGAAAAGTATTTTAAAGGAGAAAAGATTTTTTCATTACGAAAATGTTCCGTTCGTCCGAGATTTACATACACCGATTTTGATGCCTATGTGAATAGAACTTTTATGATTATCAAGACCGATAGAATAAACCAAAAGTATTTGACAGGGATTCTAAACTCAAATTTGATGGCATTTTGGTTAAAGTACAAAGGTAAAATGCAAGGAAACAATTATCAAATTGACAAAACGCCTTTAGAAAATTTACCTTTACAAAATCCAAGTACTGAAATTCAAGAAAAAATTGCTGATTTAGTAACAAGTATTATCTCAAATACTCAAAAGAAATCTGACTACCAAGAATTGTTAGAAAAAGCAAAAACGGATAATAATTTTGACCGAGAAATACAATTAACCAAAGCTTTAGAAGAAATAACATTGGAATTGGGAAATGCCGAAAGTAAAATCAATTCGATTATGTATGAGCTTTACGAAATTGAACCAACTGAAATTGCAACGATTGAGAAAAATATAAAATGA